A genomic window from Tolypothrix sp. PCC 7910 includes:
- a CDS encoding YqhA family protein gives MNHKQKLEHFVETSLWTIRFLAIVPVLFGVVSVLGLFILGSAEIISGLSGYMHFKHEETAKIILGGIIGGIDLYLIGIVLMIFSFGIYELFISKIDVGRQNEEIQILEIKSLDQLKDKVLKVIVMVLVVAFFKKVLEMPIATTLDLLYLAISILLIAASSYLLRSKHDMHT, from the coding sequence ATAAACAAAAATTAGAGCATTTTGTAGAAACTTCTTTGTGGACAATTAGATTTTTAGCAATTGTACCTGTCTTGTTTGGAGTTGTTAGTGTACTAGGTTTATTTATATTGGGTAGTGCAGAAATTATTTCTGGGTTAAGTGGATACATGCACTTTAAACATGAGGAAACAGCAAAAATTATCCTCGGTGGCATTATTGGTGGTATTGATCTCTACTTAATCGGTATTGTTCTAATGATATTTAGTTTCGGAATTTATGAATTGTTTATCTCAAAAATTGATGTAGGCAGACAGAATGAAGAAATTCAGATTTTAGAAATTAAATCTCTCGACCAGTTAAAAGACAAAGTCTTGAAAGTGATTGTTATGGTTCTTGTGGTTGCCTTTTTTAAAAAAGTCCTGGAGATGCCAATTGCAACAACCCTTGACCTGCTATATCTGGCAATTTCAATTCTTTTGATTGCAGCTAGCAGTTATTTATTGCGATCAAAGCACGATATGCATACATAA